The following coding sequences are from one Prosthecobacter vanneervenii window:
- a CDS encoding ThuA domain-containing protein, producing the protein MNLSSLLRLLLIMAATCVWQLQAAEPAHIVMMIGEDEYHTWETLPEFAAQELKAAPYRVTIIQADKADKNQFPGFVEAVHDADLLFISVRRRTPPVEVIKAVRAHLDAGKPLVGIRTASHCFALRPKEPEPKAGLGIWQDFDPQVLGGNYTGHYGKDPAAITVIPGAESHPILRGVVVSELIGHGGLYKNTPLQSGTTALLKGTLPGTETEPVAWTHLYGEKKARVFYTSMGHWDDFKLPAFRRFLLNGIAWALEKP; encoded by the coding sequence ATGAACTTGTCTTCCCTCCTCCGTCTCCTGCTCATCATGGCTGCCACTTGCGTATGGCAGCTCCAAGCCGCCGAACCAGCCCACATCGTCATGATGATCGGCGAGGACGAATATCACACCTGGGAAACCCTGCCGGAGTTTGCCGCCCAAGAATTGAAAGCCGCGCCTTATCGCGTCACCATCATTCAGGCGGACAAGGCGGATAAGAACCAGTTCCCAGGCTTCGTGGAGGCCGTGCATGATGCCGATCTCCTTTTCATCAGCGTGCGCCGCCGGACTCCGCCGGTGGAGGTGATCAAAGCCGTGCGCGCTCATCTCGATGCCGGCAAGCCGCTGGTGGGCATCCGCACGGCCAGCCATTGCTTCGCGCTGCGTCCCAAGGAGCCGGAACCCAAGGCCGGCCTGGGCATCTGGCAGGACTTTGATCCGCAGGTGCTGGGCGGCAACTACACCGGCCACTACGGCAAAGATCCCGCCGCTATCACAGTGATTCCGGGTGCGGAGTCACATCCCATCCTGCGTGGAGTTGTGGTCTCTGAACTCATCGGTCATGGCGGTCTGTATAAAAACACACCACTGCAATCCGGCACGACAGCGCTTTTGAAGGGAACGCTGCCAGGGACCGAGACCGAGCCTGTCGCGTGGACTCATCTGTATGGAGAAAAGAAGGCCCGCGTCTTCTACACCTCGATGGGGCATTGGGATGACTTCAAGCTGCCAGCCTTCCGGCGCTTTTTGCTCAATGGCATCGCCTGGGCGCTGGAGAAACCCTGA
- a CDS encoding fumarylacetoacetate hydrolase family protein, protein MKLIRFGNPGEEKPGLLLEDGRRIDASAFGSDYDEKFFGGDGLERLAAWAKANAATAPTVSAETRLGPCVARPSKIICIGLNYVDHAKESGMPIPAEPIVFFKATSAIVGPNDNVVIPRNSKKTDWEVELAFVIGKKASYVSEADAMSHVAGYCVHNDYSEREWQLERGGQWVKGKSCDTFAPIGPFLATSDEIPDPQNLKLWLKLNGKTIQNSSTAQMIFGVQKLVSYLSQFMSLLPGDIITTGTPPGVGLGFKPEPVFMKPGDVIELGVEGLGVQGQTAVAA, encoded by the coding sequence ATGAAACTGATCCGCTTTGGAAACCCTGGAGAAGAAAAACCCGGCCTGTTGCTGGAAGATGGCCGCCGCATCGACGCAAGCGCCTTTGGCAGTGACTACGATGAGAAATTCTTTGGAGGAGACGGCCTTGAGCGTCTGGCCGCCTGGGCCAAGGCCAACGCCGCCACGGCTCCCACGGTGTCTGCTGAAACCCGCCTCGGCCCCTGTGTCGCCCGCCCCAGCAAGATCATCTGCATCGGCCTGAACTACGTGGACCATGCCAAGGAAAGCGGCATGCCCATCCCGGCGGAGCCTATCGTTTTCTTCAAGGCCACCAGCGCCATCGTGGGTCCGAATGACAACGTGGTCATCCCGCGCAACTCCAAGAAGACCGACTGGGAAGTCGAGCTCGCTTTCGTCATCGGCAAAAAGGCCAGCTACGTTTCCGAAGCGGACGCCATGAGCCATGTGGCCGGCTACTGCGTGCACAATGACTACAGCGAGCGAGAGTGGCAGTTGGAGCGCGGCGGCCAGTGGGTGAAGGGCAAAAGCTGCGACACCTTTGCGCCCATCGGGCCCTTCCTCGCCACCAGCGATGAGATCCCTGATCCGCAGAACCTCAAGCTCTGGCTCAAGCTGAACGGCAAGACCATCCAAAACAGCAGCACCGCGCAGATGATCTTCGGCGTGCAGAAGCTGGTGAGCTATCTGAGCCAGTTCATGAGCCTGCTGCCCGGAGACATCATCACCACCGGCACACCTCCCGGAGTCGGCCTTGGCTTCAAACCCGAGCCGGTTTTCATGAAGCCCGGCGATGTCATCGAGCTCGGCGTCGAAGGCCTCGGCGTCCAGGGCCAGACGGCTGTCGCCGCATAA
- a CDS encoding LamG domain-containing protein, translating to MKSSLLLLFAAFACSNLAADDLPKTLMTTRGKLLVSEDFTPPLAPVVGKPVGFASGFTGWRYNAGPAGGKSGYWKLTDGVFTGVESPGANHPATASFGFQFTDAIIQCEVRLNDVPDEGRKYRSLFVKATDAKDYVIALSVGPGGLFLTPYDAERINPTTKQREKGTAGRALTPVKLNEWHTVVLEIKGTEVVGTIDGKSTTLSNPLIGTAKHSIMLGAGTEASFRHLRMWEALPNADWASAKAALQATVKP from the coding sequence ATGAAATCATCACTCCTGCTTCTGTTTGCCGCATTTGCCTGCTCCAACTTGGCCGCAGACGATTTGCCAAAGACGCTCATGACCACGCGTGGCAAGCTGCTGGTCAGCGAGGACTTTACGCCGCCGCTCGCGCCTGTGGTTGGCAAGCCGGTGGGATTTGCCAGCGGGTTCACCGGCTGGCGCTACAATGCAGGACCTGCAGGTGGGAAATCCGGCTATTGGAAACTGACCGACGGAGTTTTCACCGGGGTGGAAAGCCCGGGGGCCAATCATCCGGCGACAGCCTCGTTTGGCTTTCAGTTCACCGACGCCATCATTCAATGTGAGGTGAGGCTGAACGACGTGCCCGATGAAGGCCGCAAATACCGCTCTTTGTTTGTGAAGGCGACGGATGCCAAGGACTACGTGATCGCGCTGAGCGTGGGACCGGGAGGCCTATTTCTGACGCCATATGATGCGGAGCGCATCAACCCCACGACCAAGCAGCGGGAAAAAGGAACGGCGGGCCGCGCGCTGACGCCCGTCAAACTCAACGAATGGCACACTGTGGTGCTGGAGATCAAAGGCACGGAAGTGGTGGGTACGATCGACGGCAAAAGTACCACGCTGAGCAATCCGCTGATTGGCACGGCGAAACACAGCATCATGCTCGGGGCCGGCACGGAGGCGAGCTTTCGCCATCTGCGCATGTGGGAGGCGCTGCCCAACGCAGACTGGGCCTCAGCCAAGGCGGCACTGCAGGCAACGGTGAAACCTTGA
- a CDS encoding SDR family oxidoreductase, giving the protein MRLQDQVILITGSCTGIGEFMARRFVAEGARVVLHGLETERGEALRQELGTDKAAFCQGNLADPEVPAKLAADAIAAFGKIDALVNNAAMTNRARIAETDAAMFDRIIAVNARAPMLLIRALLPELKKNQGVVLNIGSVLAHCGQANLLAYSMSKGALMTMTRNLADALGTDRVRVNQLNVGWTLTENEYKVKLGDGLGEGWPERLPAYAVPMGRLLRPEDIAAAAVYWVSRESFPVTGTVAELEQYPLIGRYTNHEGDPLKQQDHTN; this is encoded by the coding sequence ATGCGACTTCAAGACCAGGTCATCCTCATCACCGGCAGCTGCACGGGCATTGGCGAATTCATGGCGCGGCGCTTCGTTGCCGAAGGCGCCCGAGTCGTCCTGCACGGACTGGAAACCGAACGCGGCGAGGCTTTGAGGCAGGAGCTTGGCACCGACAAAGCAGCCTTCTGCCAGGGCAACCTCGCCGACCCGGAGGTCCCGGCCAAACTGGCCGCTGATGCCATCGCCGCCTTCGGCAAAATCGACGCTCTGGTGAACAACGCGGCCATGACCAACCGTGCGCGCATCGCCGAGACGGACGCGGCCATGTTTGACCGCATCATCGCCGTGAACGCCCGTGCACCCATGCTCCTCATCCGTGCGCTGCTGCCCGAGCTGAAAAAAAACCAAGGCGTGGTGCTGAACATCGGCTCCGTGCTGGCCCACTGCGGTCAGGCCAATCTGCTGGCCTACTCCATGTCCAAGGGCGCGCTCATGACGATGACCCGCAACCTGGCCGATGCGCTCGGCACCGACCGCGTGCGTGTGAACCAGCTCAATGTCGGCTGGACCCTCACGGAGAACGAATACAAGGTGAAGCTCGGCGATGGTCTCGGTGAAGGCTGGCCCGAGCGTCTGCCAGCCTACGCAGTTCCCATGGGCCGTTTGCTGAGGCCTGAAGACATCGCCGCCGCCGCTGTATACTGGGTCAGCCGCGAGAGCTTTCCTGTCACCGGCACCGTGGCCGAGCTGGAGCAGTACCCGCTCATCGGCCGCTACACCAATCACGAGGGCGATCCTCTCAAACAACAAGATCACACCAACTAA